Sequence from the Ancalomicrobiaceae bacterium S20 genome:
ACCTGACCGATCTGATCCCCGACCTCGACCTCTACGACCAGAACTGGCCGATCTGGACCTATGGCGAGATCACGCCGCCGGCGAAGTTCGTCCACGACGTCGAGGGCCGCCGCGGCCAGGCGATCTCGTCGCTGGTCTCCGGCGGCTGCATCGTCTCGGGCGCGTCGCTGAAACGGTCGCTCCTGTTCACCGGCGTGCGCGTGAACTCCTATTCGGCGGTCGAGAACGCGGTGATCCTGCCTTACGTCGACATCGGCCGGTCGGTGCGGCTCACCAATGTGGTGGTCGACCGCGGCGTGAAGATCCCGGCCGGGCTCGTCGTCGGCGAGGATCCGGAAGAGGACGCCAAGCGGTTCCGCCGGACCGAGCACGGCGTCTGCCTGATCACCCAGACCATGATCGACCGCCTGAAAGATTGAGGAGCCGATGACCCTGCCCGCCGCGAGCCTCGCCGTCCTGTCGGTCGCATCGGAAATCTATCCGCTGATCAAGACGGGCGGCCTCGCCGATGTCGCGGGCGCCCTGCCCGCGGCGCTCGCCGCCGAGGGGATCGCGGTCCGCACGCTGGTGCCGGGGTATCCGGCCGTGCTCGACGGAGCCGAGAGCGAAGGCGAGGTCGTGCACCGGTTCGACAGCCTGTTCGGCGGGCCGGCGCGGCTCGTTGCGGCGCGCGCGGCCGGGCTCGATCTGGTCGTGCTCGATGCGCCGCATCTGTTCGCGCGCGCGGGCAATCCCTACACGGGGCCGGACGGCCGCGACTGGCAGGACAATCCGTTCCGCTTCGCAGCCCTCGCCCGTGCCGCGGCCGAGATCGGCCTCGGCGCGACCGCACTGCCGCCGCCGGCGGTCGTGCATGCGCACGACTGGCAGGCCGGGCTGACGCCGGCCTATCTCGCCTATGCCGGCGTGCCGCGGCCGAAGACGGTCATGACCGTGCACAATCTCGCCTTTCAGGGCCAGTTCGACGCGAGCCTGCTCGGGCCCCTCGGCCTACCGCCGCAGGCCTTCGCGGTCGACGGCGTCGAATATTACGGCGCGATCGGCTTCCTGAAGGCCGGGCTGCAACTGGCCGACGCAATCACCACCGTGTCGCCGACCTATGCCCAGGAAATCCGTGGGCCGGAGGCCGGCATGGGCCTCGACGGGCTCCTGCGCGTGCGCTCGGGCGTGCTGCACGGCATCGTCAACGGCATCGATACCGAGGTCTGGGACCCGGCGACCGATCCGCATCTGCCCAAGGCCTTCTCGGCCAAGAGCCCGAAGGGC
This genomic interval carries:
- the glgA gene encoding glycogen synthase GlgA; translated protein: MTLPAASLAVLSVASEIYPLIKTGGLADVAGALPAALAAEGIAVRTLVPGYPAVLDGAESEGEVVHRFDSLFGGPARLVAARAAGLDLVVLDAPHLFARAGNPYTGPDGRDWQDNPFRFAALARAAAEIGLGATALPPPAVVHAHDWQAGLTPAYLAYAGVPRPKTVMTVHNLAFQGQFDASLLGPLGLPPQAFAVDGVEYYGAIGFLKAGLQLADAITTVSPTYAQEIRGPEAGMGLDGLLRVRSGVLHGIVNGIDTEVWDPATDPHLPKAFSAKSPKGRAAAKAALQDRFGLARDPDALVYGVVSRLSWQKGLDLLLEALPTLLSTGAQLAVLGTGEPALEHGFRSAAAAHPGRIGCHIGYDEATAHLIQGGAEALIVPSRFEPCGLTQLCALRYGALPVVSSVGGLADTVIDANEMAVAAGVGTGVRFQPTTVFALEGALARTAALFADKPVWQRLRKNAMATDVSWTHPARRYAALYRDLAGAAA